A section of the Hypomesus transpacificus isolate Combined female chromosome 1, fHypTra1, whole genome shotgun sequence genome encodes:
- the fbxo38 gene encoding F-box only protein 38, whose amino-acid sequence MMAPRRKTSRTQLAGGGQADPPRLEEPKDYINELSHEVLCHIFRYLPMQDIMCMECLSRKLREAVTLYLRVVKVVDLCASRWWEYMPSGFTDSSFLLLLKKMPDLEQLYGLHPRYLERRRVRGYEAFSIPGVLEALQACPNLLGVETSHLELVEAIWNYMPQVHILGKFRNRNGAFPIPPENKLTIPIAAKIQTLHLVGVNVPEIPCVSMLRHLYLKWVRLTKPQPFKDFLCVSLRTFVMRNCAGPTNSLKYVPLVTGLASARNLEQLELVRVPFLGGLIQHVVEDSWRSGGFRNLHTIVFGACKNALEVDLGYLIITAARRLHEVRIQPSLTKDGVFSALKMAELEFPQFETLHLGYVDEFLLQCKMSHSELVKYGLADVIENPGIITDIGMKAVNEVFSSIKYLVIYNCPHLHNPHTWITDHSRWSRLVDLTLVRCHAIKLESFSQFIELLPSLEFISLDQMFREPPKGCARVGLSAGTGIGVSSALVSNQNSNNDNDNNNNNNHHQNNNNNEAEAPPPPRQQHHAEELAEVNGLDGMEGLGQEDLQPEARPLRGAGAGEEAVEMEARAVRAEEVVVVRVEAPGPSQPPDPQPDEEQAGPSGVQSVLKKPPVVMSDSDSEEEEPANRPQSSACPTPIPCPQHPYSGGGATEAATPTPTATPTCRTSTAIGQDPPAPPSSECCRADEVTGSVYSMACVCGKGKTPLRRRGLALQEPSCEKGCQVTSDQIKADMKAATELGDRGATGTSAGGATWSTTGGSGAASGGSGATGSGGGGSGAGEAGGAGSTTGGCVCSIRWREDSANQEDRGGAGPEGPRRGGAVEEERSVRAGCYCSRVRYSPAPGARTRGQPCPPDPSASPGAAEGERVPTRNPGWLDPAEVAAGGSPARGGSVAGGLREGTDAPGSRGARGEESAQDRGPRDGFPRRPLTRARSRLSSVPLEAEADLSRAKPRVTVKRKRTADKSTSTSDPVTEDDHVQVLSLKSKNLVGITLTNCGITDLVLKDCPKMMFVHATRCRVLKHLRVDSAPIVNRLDFAQCKKLDMEQVLDQILRMPPERNRIIYMRPMQQIDSLALERQLFRGPYPYHIALVHEFSNPPNVRNKVRIRSWMDTIANISQELIKYELFPEATRTEEDVRKHPSYPWGRDIYTLEGVVDGAPYSMITDFPWLRTLRTADPNSYARYDFEDDESTTIYAPRRKGQLSADICMETIGEEISERRQARRGVFQRVVVVFIHYCDVRGEPVDDDYI is encoded by the exons ATGATGGCCCCCCGGAGGAAGACCAGCAGGACCCAGTTGGCCGGGGGCGGCCAGGCAGACCCCCCCAGGCTGGAGGAGCCTAAAGACTACATCAATGAGTTGTCACACGAGGTCCTCTGCCACATATTCAG GTACCTGCCCATGCAGGACATAATGTGCATGGAGTGCCTGTCCAGGAAGTTGAGGGAGGCGGTGACTCTCTACCTCAGGGTGGTCAAGGTTGTGGACCTGTGTGCCAGCCGCTGGTGGGAGTACATGCCCTCAG GTTTCACAGACTCCAGCTTCCTGTTGCTGCTGAAGAAGATGCCTGACCTGGAGCAGCTTTATGGGCTGCATCCTCGTTACCTGGAGCGCCGCAGGGTCAGAGGTTACGAGGCATTCAGTATTCCTGGCGTCCTTGAGGCCCTTCAGGCCTGTCCTAACCTTCTG GGTGTGGAGACATCTCACCTAGAGTTGGTGGAAGCCATTTGGAACTACATGCCCCAGGTGCACATCCTGGGAAAGTTCCGAAACCGCAACGGAGCCTTCCCCATCCCCCCCGAGAACAAGCTCACCATCCCCATCGCAGCCAAGATCCAAACCCTGCACCTTGTCG gggTAAACGTTCCAGAAATCCCCTGTGTCTCCATGCTCAGACACCTTTACCTGAAGTGGGTGCGTCTTACGAAACCCCAGCCTTTTAAGGACTTCCTGTGCGTGAGCCTCAGGACATTTGTGATGAGGAACTGCGCCGGACCAACTAACTCCCTGAAGTACGTTCCCCTGGTAACGGGACTGGCCTCGGCCCGTAacctggagcagctggagctggtgagAGTCCCCTTCCTGGGGGGGCTGATACAGCATGTGGTCGAGGACTCCTGGAGGTCAG GAGGATTTCGTAATTTGCACACTATTGTATTTGGTGCTTGTAAGAACGCACTAGAAGTAGACCTGGGCTACCTCATCATCACTGCTGCACGCAG GCTACATGAAGTGCGTATCCAGCCTTCCCTAACCAAAGATGGCGTCTTCTCTGCCCTGAAGATGGCCGAGCTGGAGTTTCCCCAGTTCGAGACGCTGCACCTTGGCTACGTTGACGAGTTCCTGCTGCAGT gtaagATGAGTCACTCTGAGCTGGTGAAGTACGGCCTGGCTGACGTGATTGAGAACCCGGGCATCATCACAGACATCGGCATGAAGGCTGTCAACGAGGTTTTCTCTTCCATCAAATATCTGGTCATCTACAACTGCCCCCACCTGCACAACCCCCACACATGGATCACAG ACCACTCTCGGTGGAGCAGGCTCGTGGACCTGACTCTGGTACGTTGCCATGCCATCAAGCTGGAGTCGTTCAGCCAGTTCATCGAGCTGCTGCCCAGCCTGGAGTTCATCTCCCTGGACCAGATGTTCAGAGAACCACCTAAG gGATGTGCCCGTGTGGGTCTGAGCGCTGGGACAGGCATCGGGGTCTCCTCTGCGCTGGTCAGCAACCAGAACTCCAACAATGACAAcgacaataacaacaacaacaaccaccaccagaacaacaacaacaacgaggct gaggcccctcctcccccccgacagcagcaccatgcGGAAG AGCTGGCCGAGGTGAACGGGCTGGATGGAATGGAGGGGCTGGGCCAGGAGGACCTGCAGCCCGAGGCCAGGCCTCTCCGAGGTGCCGGGGCCGGGGAAGAGGCTGTGGAGATGGAGGCGAGGGCAGTGCGagcggaggaggtggtggtggtgagggtggaggcCCCTGGGCCCAGCCAGCCCCCTGACCCTCAGCCGGACGAGGAGCAAGCAG gtCCTAGTGGGGTCCAGAGTGTTCTGAAGAAGCCCCCTGTGGTGATGTCAGACTCTGatagcgaggaggaggagccggcTAATAGGCCACAGTCTTCTGCCTGTCCCACACCCATTCCCTGTCCCCAGCACCCCTACAGTGGGGGAGGGGCTACAGAGGCAGCCACGCCCACACCAACGGCCACACCCACGTGCAGGACAAGCACTGCTATTGGCCaggaccccccagccccccccagcagTGAGTGTTGCAGAGCAGATGAAGTGACAGGTAGTGTCTACAgcatggcgtgtgtgtgcg gtaaagGGAAGACCCCCCTGCGCAGGCGAGGTCTTGCCCTCCAGGAGCCCAGCTGTGAGAAGGGCTGTCAGGTGACCAGTGACCAGATCAAGGCTGACATGAAAGCAGCCACTGagctgggggacaggggggcaACGGGGACCTCCGCCGGGGGGGCCACCTGGAGCACCACTGGGGGGTCCGGAGCTGCCTCTGGGGGGTCCGGAGCCACTGGGTCTGGAGGTGGTGGCTCTGgagcaggagaggctgggggggcaggCTCCACCacaggaggatgtgtgtgttctatACGCTGGAGAGAGGACTCAGCCAatcaggaggacagaggaggggcggggccagag gggcctaggagaggaggggcagtggaggaggagaggagcgtgaGGGCGGGTTGCTACTGCAGCAGGGTTCGCTACAGCCCCGCCCCAGGGGCAAGGACTAGAGGCCAGCCTTGCCCCCCAGACCCTTCAGCCTCTCCTGGGGCAGCAGAGGGGGAAAGGGTCCCGACCAGGAACCCAGGGTGGCTGGATCCAGCAGAGGTGGCAGCAGGGGGCAGTCCAGCCAGAGGAGGGAGCGTGGCAGGGGGGCTGAGAGAGGGCACAGACGCTCCAGGCTccaggggggccaggggagaAGAGTCTGCCCAGGATAGGGGCCCCCGAGACGGCTTCCCCAGGAGGCCACTCACCCGAGCTCGGAGCCGACTGTCCTCAGTCCCCCTGGAGGCAGAGGCTG aTCTGTCCAGAGCCAAGCCCAGGGTCACGGTGAAGAGGAAACGGACAGCCGACAAATCCACCAGCACCTCAGACCCTGTCACTGAGGACGACCacgtacag GTGCTGAGTCTAAAGTCTAAGAACTTGGTTGGCATCACCCTCACCAACTGTGGCATCACGGACCTGGTGCTGAAGGACTGCCCCAAGATGATGTTTGTCCATG ctacACGCTGCAGGGTCCTAAAGCACCTGCGTGTGGACAGCGCACCCATCGTCAACCGCCTGGACTTTGCCCAGTGTAAGAAGCTGGACATGGAGCAGGTCCTGGATCAGATCCTGCGCATGCCTCCGGAGAGGAACCGCATCATCTACATGCGCCCCATGCAGCAG ATCGACTCCCTAGCCCTGGAGAGACAGCTGTTCCGGGGGCCCTACCCCTACCACATCGCCCTGGTCCACGAGTTCAGCAACCCCCCCAACGTACGCAACAAGGTCCGCATACGAAGCTGGATGGACACCATTGCCAACATCAGCCA GGAGCTGATCAAGTATGAGTTGTTTCCCGAGGCgacgaggacagaggaggatgtGAGGAAGCATCCCAGCTATCCGTGGGGCCGGGACATCTACACtctggagg GCGTGGTAGACGGAGCTCCCTACTCCATGATTACAGACTTCCCCTGGCTGAGGACCCTGAGGACAGCAGACCCCAATAGCTACGCCCGCTATGACTTTGAGGATGATGAGAGCA ccaccaTCTACGCCCCCCGCAGGAAGGGCCAGCTGTCAGCCGACATCTGCATGGAGACCATCGGGGAGGAGATCTCGGAGCGGCGGCAGGCGCGGCGCGGGGTCTTccagagggtggtggtggtcttcATCCACTACTGCGATGTCAGGGGGGAGCCCGTGGACGACGACTACATCTAG
- the fgfrl1b gene encoding fibroblast growth factor receptor-like 1b: protein MIWMDACVSLCAVLLTLLSLCEAKGPPWVSRPVEERQTAWVGRSVRLACPVEGDPPPLVLWVKDGRNVNPGWSRYRVLERGLRIREVEEGDAGSFVCRVTNGFGSVAVNYSLVVLDDTVVVSQTSVPSVAAEPSAELIQPNPTGEPWVKPRFSQPTKMRRRVLYKPVGSSVRLKCQATGSPPPSIAWWKDQTPLPPPRRDTRPQWTLTLKNLQPGDGGRYTCQVTNPAGHINATYKLDVIERSHCKPVLTGTHPVNTTVEFGGTASFQCRVHSDVKPVVQWLKRVDMGAEERYNSTLEVGGQHFVVLPTGEVWSRPDGSYLNKLAIVKATEEDAGMYICLGANTMGYSFRSAYLTVLPDPQVENTVTPPHLSSGLPWPLIVGIPAAALLMMGTIVLWLCHSRRRHAALPPRALAHRDHHLPPSDKDPPAPDCPPQRLLGLSPAAQCAAPKVCTKVYTDMHTHTHTHSHAHMEGKVHQHFHYQC, encoded by the exons gcccgCCCTGGGTGAGCCGGCCAGTGGAGGAGCGTCAGACGGCCTGGGTAGGCCGCAGCGTCCGGCTGGCGTGTCCCGTGGAGGGAGACCCCCCACCCCTGGTGCTGTGGGTGAAGGATGGCCGCAACGTGAACCCTGGCTGGAGCCGCTACCGTGTGTTGGAGCGGGGGCTGAGGAtccgggaggtggaggagggcgaCGCCGGCAGCTTCGTCTGCAGGGTCACCAACGGGTTCGGCAGCGTGGCTGTTAACTACTCGCTTGTCGTCCTAG atGATACAGTAGTGGTGAGCCAGACCAGTGTTCCTTCTGTGGCAGCAGAACCCAGTGCTGAACTGATCCAGCCAAACCCTACTGGAGAACCTTGGG TCAAGCCCAGATTCAGCCAGCCGACCAAAATGCGTCGCCGTGTCCTCTACAAGCCGGTGGGTAGCTCTGTGCGTCTGAAGTGCCAGGCCACGgggagcccccctccctccatcgccTGGTGGAAGGACCAAacacccctacccccccctcgCAGGGATACCCGCCCCCAGTGGACCCTCACCCTGAAGAACCTGCAGCCAGGGGACGGTGGCAGGTACACCTGCCAGGTGACCAACCCCGCCGGCCACATCAACGCCACATACAAGCTGGATGTCATAG agCGTTCCCACTGCAAGCCGGTGTTAACGGGGACTCACCCGGTCAACACGACCGTGGAGTTTGGCGGCACCGCCTCCTTCCAGTGCCGGGTCCACAGCGATGTCAAGCCCGTGGTCCAGTGGCTGAAGAGGGTGGACATGGGGGCGGAGGAGCGCTACAACTCCACCCTGGAGGTCGGAGGTCAGCATTTCGTGGTTCTGCCCACAGGTGAGGTGTGGTCTCGGCCCGACGGCTCCTACCTCAACAAGTTGGCCATCGTCAAGGCTACGGAAGAGGACGCGGGGATGTATATTTGTCTGGGCGCCAACACCATGGGTTACAGCTTTCGTAGCGCCTACCTCACCGTGCTGCCAg atccCCAGGTGGAGAACACAGTCACCCCGCCCCACCTGAGCTCCGGCCTGCCCTGGCCTCTCATCGTCGGCATCCCGGCTGCTGCCCTCCTCATGATGGGCACCATCGTCCTTTGGCTGTGCCACAGCCGCCGGCGCCACGCAGCACTGCCCCCCCGTGCCCTTGCACACCGAGACCACCACCTCCCACCCTCAGACAAGGATCCCCCCGCCCCCGATTGCCCCCCTCAGAGACTCCTGGGCCTGAGCCCGGCCGCCCAATGCGCTGCCCCCAAGGTCTGCACTAAGGTGTacacggacatgcacacacacacgcacacacactcccacgcaCACATGGAAGGCAAGGTTCACCAGCATTTCCACTACCAGTGCTAA